Proteins found in one Geomonas subterranea genomic segment:
- a CDS encoding porin yields the protein MSFQKKLLAFAAVSALSAATAVPAMALENEFHGMFKFMGYQTNALAGGDAGDILRKDAHSGFFAEQRARIMYIAKANDNLKLVTHFELDTRFGGIASGYKGTTQNATGTVGNDSGNLDADQLTLETKNIYLDFNEPNTGANFKVGMQPWADAYGSLFLLADMTGAIGTKKVDNFTGSLGWFRFDDNTAANAASGPGQLTADLIVADGKFAISKDLTVGATYYNIQNDTGNSSGPTAPALSVPNYELLHMVGVNADINVGPANIKPFAAYQWGEQTGAKDISAYMFGAVAKVKTGPGAVNLSGFYLSGDKGGTNNNAFQTVAASTTYFNPANMWILVRPNQAINTSTSVTNNDLTAGGRGAIGVFAGYEGTTGKVFYNANAGYMRTAEARGTEKKSLGTEVNAQVGYKVFDNLTASVAAAYAFLGDGLSGKTGDLIVKATTPKTAYYGAADADNPYLFNVQLSYAF from the coding sequence TTCAAATTCATGGGCTACCAGACCAACGCCCTCGCCGGCGGCGACGCCGGGGACATCCTCCGCAAAGACGCTCACTCCGGCTTCTTCGCCGAGCAGCGTGCCCGCATCATGTACATCGCCAAAGCCAACGATAACCTGAAGCTCGTCACCCACTTCGAACTCGACACCCGCTTCGGCGGCATTGCAAGCGGCTACAAAGGGACCACACAGAATGCAACCGGTACCGTCGGCAACGACTCCGGCAACCTCGACGCCGACCAGCTGACCCTCGAGACCAAGAACATCTACCTCGATTTCAACGAGCCGAACACAGGCGCGAACTTCAAGGTCGGTATGCAGCCATGGGCCGATGCCTACGGCAGCCTCTTCCTGCTGGCTGACATGACCGGCGCCATCGGCACCAAGAAAGTCGACAACTTCACCGGCTCGCTCGGCTGGTTCCGCTTCGACGACAACACCGCTGCCAACGCCGCCTCCGGCCCGGGCCAGCTTACCGCAGACCTGATCGTCGCTGACGGCAAGTTCGCAATCAGCAAGGACCTCACCGTTGGCGCGACCTACTACAACATCCAGAACGACACCGGTAACTCCTCGGGACCGACCGCACCTGCCCTCTCCGTTCCGAACTACGAGTTGCTGCACATGGTCGGCGTAAACGCCGACATCAACGTCGGTCCGGCCAACATCAAGCCGTTCGCCGCGTACCAGTGGGGCGAGCAGACCGGTGCTAAAGACATCAGCGCCTACATGTTTGGCGCCGTCGCCAAGGTGAAGACCGGCCCCGGCGCTGTCAACCTCTCCGGCTTCTACCTCTCCGGCGACAAGGGCGGCACCAACAACAACGCCTTCCAAACAGTTGCCGCGAGCACCACCTACTTCAACCCGGCCAACATGTGGATCTTGGTTCGTCCCAACCAAGCTATCAATACCTCCACCTCCGTCACCAACAACGACCTGACGGCCGGCGGCCGCGGCGCCATCGGCGTATTCGCCGGCTACGAGGGAACTACGGGCAAGGTGTTCTACAATGCCAACGCTGGCTACATGAGGACAGCGGAGGCTCGTGGCACCGAGAAGAAGTCCCTCGGCACCGAGGTTAACGCACAGGTCGGCTACAAGGTCTTTGACAACCTGACTGCCAGTGTTGCCGCCGCTTACGCCTTCCTCGGCGACGGCCTCAGTGGCAAGACCGGGGACCTGATTGTAAAGGCCACGACCCCGAAGACTGCCTACTACGGTGCAGCTGATGCCGACAACCCCTACCTGTTCAACGTACAGCTGAGCTACGCATTCTAG